A stretch of DNA from Melioribacteraceae bacterium 4301-Me:
TAATCCAATGAAATATGGACGTAACGGCTCAAGAAATGAAAATGTAGATGCAATGCCACTTAGTCCGCCTACAACCGCAAGAACAGGTGTAATGCAGCAAAGTGATGCCAGCAATGCTGTTATTATTCCTCCGCTGGATAATAATTTATCTTTCATTTTTATCACTCCTTTTTAATTTGTTATTGCGATTCGGACCGTACCGGTAACGCAATGATAGTTAATTATAGCTCAATTGATTCAAGTATAGGACACTCATCCGATGAAACCTCTTCATTTACACATTGATCAATAAGTTTCACAAGTACACTTCTAATTTTTTTCAAATCTTTGATTCTATTATCTATATCTTGCAGCTTATGTTCTGTCAAATGTTTTACATCTCCACATTTTGCCTCTGAATCAATTCTTAACTCAAATAATTCTTTAATTTCTCGAAGAGTAAAGCCAAGTTCTTTAGCACGTTTAATAAAAAGCAGCCGCTTTAAATCTGTTTCGTCATAAACTCTGTACTTTGATTCTGCGCGCTTTGGTTTGGGAAGCAATTTTATTTTTTCATAATAGCGGACAGTCTCGATATTAATTCCCACTTCTTTCGCTAATTGACCCACGAAATATTCAGCCATTTTAAATTCCTTTTGACTTTCTTATACAAATATAATACGCGTAGTATGGTACGGAGTCAAGGAAAAAAAATAATAGGAATGGAAAAAAGAGATATAATTTATATCACAAAATGAAAAGGGCTGTCTCAAAAGCAGTTTTTTCGTCTCTTGTGGCTTTTTTATCGAGAAGGATATTTTGAATTCAAGTCATTTACCACCAAGACTCAAAAGCATAAAGGTTCACAACTGTGTGCCGCAGCATGCATGTGTGCAGCTACAAATAACTTTTGAGATAGCCTCGCTTATTAATTACTCAATGCTTCCGATATTTCTCGGATACTAACTTTTTCATTTTTACAACAATCTAATAAATTGTCGTTTACTAC
This window harbors:
- a CDS encoding heavy metal-responsive transcriptional regulator, with the protein product MAEYFVGQLAKEVGINIETVRYYEKIKLLPKPKRAESKYRVYDETDLKRLLFIKRAKELGFTLREIKELFELRIDSEAKCGDVKHLTEHKLQDIDNRIKDLKKIRSVLVKLIDQCVNEEVSSDECPILESIEL